The nucleotide window TGGCGGCTGAAACAGTGCCAGCTGCAAAAGGGCCCAAACAGGAGACAATAATAGACGCTGAGGAAGCAATTAAAGCAATTGGCGTGGATAACGCAAGCAGTGAGCAGAAGTTTGCGGCAGCCAGTTCAAAGGTAGCAAAAAATACCATCAACGATGTGGAAGTAATTTGCGAGGCGCCGGTGGACATAGATGCCTTCGCAAATGAGGAGGAGAAAAAGCAGGGCACTGTCGACATTGACGCCTATGGCGATGATGAGCGCTTTAAATTGCCACCGATACCGAAGGAGCGTAACAATGTATTCGAATTTAAAGGCATCAAGATCATTATGCCCAAGCGTATGCTGCGCGATTCAACTTATCGCTACCGCTTGGATCCAAACGATAAGGACAAAGCAGACGATATGCAAATCTGCGTTTATGAGAAGTGAATCTACAAATGTTGCAAGGATATTTTATGcaattatctttttcaaatttttatgtcAGTTTGTAAATATCATGTCATTGgtaatgtatttttaataaacttaactGTTTAATAAACATAACAAAGCTCTGTCATATAGTAACTTATTACTACAAAAAACACTATACTACTATATACTACTACGTCGTATGTCGTATTAGGTACGTAGCTTCTTTGTCAACTGTGTGCTACTTCCTACCTTTCTACGTTTGTCCTTTCCACTTTCATCGCATGGACTTTTGCCCTCTTTCACTTCACGATTTATTTTGTAAGCCGCTGTCATGCGTTTTATATTCTCCTTGTACACAGTTTCGTGAATAACTATACGATGTGGATAATCTTCGCCCAGCACACAGCCATATTCGCGTTGTGCGCTCAAAGTTGCCTTCCAAGGTTCATAAATACACCCTGCTGGGTACTTGGCAAGTTCAGgtacatattttcttatgtAAGCGCCAGTTGGATCGGTTTTCTTGCCGAAAGCAACCGGACTGTAGACACGAAAGTATTGATAAAAGAATGCTGAGGCTGAGAGCCACATCCAATTGCCGGCATTCAATGCCCAATCCTGATCGAGCAGTAATTCTTCGAATACTTTTTGGCCCTCCTCCCAAGAGATCCATAAATCACCACGTGTTAGAAAGCATGCAACAGCGTGGCGCGCTAAATGATGGATCCAACCCTCCTGACGCAATTGACGCATTATGGCGTCTATAAATGGATAACCCGTACGCCCATTCGTCCAAGCTGATAAATGTACTTCGTTGGTTTCCCATGGTATTTGCATGCAGAATTTATTACCCAACATACGATCAAAATTTGGCTCAGACGCTGCGGCTGTGTAGTAAAATTCACGCCAGAGCAATTGTCCTAACAATGATACGGGTGGTTTGGAATGTTTGGTTTGGCGCTTAAGTATCGACATTAAACGCTGATGAAACAAGCGTGAGCTGAGGCAACCAAACTTCAGGTAGGGACTAAGCACAGTTGTGCTGGGTTCAAGCGAATTCGGTGCAGTATTTGGTTTCTCAAAAGCAGCAACCCATGATTCGTTGCTCAACGAAGCATCCAAACGGCGTAAACCTTCCGTCTCGCCTGCAATAAgatttatatgcaaattaacaAAGACTTCCAAGCCCTGCTAGTACTTACCGCCAACAAATTTGTTTTCTCCTAATTCCTCGGGCCGCTTCACAAGTTCGTCTAATGTCGGATATGCATAGCAATTCGTGTTTTCTTGCTCCATTGTATCCTTGGGGGGCTTTTGTTCATCTGACAATCTCTCGGGGTTCGCCACCGGCAATGgcacatttattttttcgataacgcTTAAAAATTTCTGATACGTTAGTGGCGCATTGCCACCATTTCTTTGAATTACTAAATCTGGATTATATATGGTATGCGAGCAAAATGCATCCACTTTTACTCTAGCTGCCTTAGCCAAACGTTGAATCTCTGCATCACGCTTCAATGCATATGGCTCAATATCACTTTCAAAGGTTAGTAAACTCACACGCCACTCCTTAAAGATGCGTTGAAAAACTGTAGCTGGTGTACCGCGCACCACATATAATTGCGTATTTAATTTCCGTAAATTTGTGTCCAAGTCTGCTAGTGTTTGTTGCAGAAAACGCCAACGGTTCGCGCCAACGCGCAACCATTCCAACAACGCAGTATCGAGTATAAAAATCGGTCGCACGCAATATTTTGTGGGTTGGCTTACTGCTTTGGAGAAAACCAGAGCTAATGCTGGGTTATCATGTACACGTAGTCCTTTGCGAAACCAATGCACCAACGTAATTTTTGACTCCATGGCTCATTGCCggaattaaattcaaattttaaaattttacgcaaGAAAAATGCACTTGACTCTGTCAAATAGCGGAACAAATAACAGCTGTTCTTGTAAAATTGCATTCCAATTCCAATTGGAAGTATATATGAAACTTGGCAGCACTCTTCCCTATTTACCGGACTTGTTGCAGagatattatacgttctctgcttgTTTCTCAATCAAAACGCACTCGTTATGACATCTAAATTGTAGCTCACTTTTAAACTCATTAACTTCATTACTTCTCTTATTTAAAAGTTGTTTGTGtacgtaaaaaattaaattaacatctGATTTTGCAACGAAACCTCCCGCTCAATGGGAAAGAAACAACACTGTGTGATTTACTTGCGTTTGCTTTAACAGCTCATTCGTGAATTCCAATCAGCTTTGTGGATTTTGACGTTTGTCTTCCGATTTGACAGTTctctgttttttaatttttcttatttgtttgcAGATTAATTTTCGTTGAACGGCTTCCAGTTGATTCTTGTACAGGTTCTTGTTCCCGCAGCtcatatttcattcaaaaaattacagtttacaCCGTTTAGCAGCCGAATTAAAGCAAAGATAAGACGAAAAATCTTGAGCAGAAAGTTTTATGCAAAAGAAGTGCCTGAAATTCgccttttaaatgtttttattagtgAATACAGAAACGGTTGCAAAAGTGTAGTGAAAGCGGTGAGCGTGTGTGCCTAGCGTACTGGGAGATActggaaaacaagaaaaaaaaattgcaaaaagtgacGCGGGAGCAAGGCgttaaaatatgtgttttaaatgaaatagaagtaattacaaaattataatatatactttgCAAAGTGCGTATTATGTGTGAATGCATAAAATATGCGTATCAACTTGCAATTAGCTTATTTGGGCCTGCTATCGGTGACGAGGTAAGCGCAAAATTTGCTGACCATACACAATTGcatgcaatacatacatatatcgaaatgtatattcaaatatgttttacaaaatatttacatgtctggtttgctaataaaataaattaaatatttttcttttcagttgttttcttttctttgtgtttctCACAGAGAATGCTAAATTTGTAGCTGCATGTAGTGATGAATCGACAACGCTTCCTGTTGAAGCTGGCGCAGCTGTTGAACACAAAGCAGCTGCTGCACCGCCGGCAATAGAGGCGCATGCAGAAATTATACCGATAAATGAAGAAGtggaaaaattaacaaaaaatgagGGTGAACATATTCAAACACCACAAACAGCTGCTCCAGCTGCTGCTAATGCGCCGAACAATGTTTTCGACGATAGCACAACAGAGCCAGTAACAGAGTCGGCTGAAGGTTGGCTGTTGCCAAGTAGTGTTATGTATAGTGCAAGTGCAAGTGATAATGATAGAAATGATATAATACGTGAAAAAAGTGCTGTAGTTATAAATGAAGCCGTTGAACCAGCGCATCAAAACGAGAATGAGGAAATGATCGCTGTTGCAGTTGAAGCACCTGCCTTGCTCGATGATGACTTGCAAAATGTGCAAGCAGAGCGCGAGAGCGTGCAGGAAAGGTAAGTCATTTTATAATCTATTTCTATATAACTTCTGAAGAGTAAACATGCATTTAATCACCATTTCACACAGAACTTTCTGATTACTGATGAAATTCGTTCAGTAATGTTCTTTTATTATGAAATGTAGCGAtatcaacttatttttatattttttttacaaatgcgaCAATTTACTTGCGTTAAACGTTTTAAATAACCATTTATGATACATGTTAAATAATACTTAAGTGGTTGCGTATGAAATTGATCTGAATACTTGTTTACATTCCTCATTAATAACTTTGTTGTGGTTGCGTCGTGACTGCCTTACTGACGCCCATTGTTTATGTAAAACTACTTCCCTCaacaaatgaatataatttttcgtccaataatacatttttatgtttgtaaatgcttgtatgtgtgtgatatAATATTAATTCCACATTCTACCCTCTTATCAAACttacaattataaaattaatctcGTAACTTATATTTAGAACACTCGCGTCGCGTATCAAATCATTGAGGAAACTACTGCAATTCAAGCTTTATTTCTGCGGACGCTCACTCGTCGCCTTATTCATGCCTTGctaagaaaagtaaatatgAATGTTGTATTGTTAAGTAGTAAAGTCCAGTATGCACTGTGAACTTCAGCtgataaaatgtaataataacactaatatatgtatacgaatgtaaacatatttactCATTTATCTTTTGGCATTGCAAACTTCACTACACTTTGCACTCagctaattttaattaatatatacatacataccatccataagtatacatatgcatagtaTGTACCTTCGTACTGAAAGAGGGGCGTTTGGAAAGAAAAAAcccatttatttaaaaatatttacggcCACACTTTAAAAGTGCattattttttgtacaaaacGACTGGCTGGCGAGCGGCATCTTTGTAGTACTTAAGTAcaatttgtaaatatacatacatgtacttacatatgtatgcacgtcTCGCAATTATCGACAATTTCTTAATGCGGAATTTcgttcaaaatatgcaaaatcaaagcaaaaaaaaaaaaaaacaggtgaaaaattaaatatgaaatgcGAAAATGACCATTAACAACAAGCAGGGGGGAAAACTAAGAGGCCTGCAATAAggaaaatactataaatatttctctTGTTGTTAATGTGTGTCAGCAAATCCTCAATATTTATAGATTGCCACAGTTCATTGGCGACTAATGAAATTTTGGCGAATATTTTACATGCCTGTGTGTCAAATATTGCTTTTGCCAAAATGGGGTAGCTtaataaactattatttttcatgtcttcttatttaattattaatattttccgcaatttcgtTTGTATGCCACTAATTAAGAgtgtaatcaaaaaataataattataaaatcttggttatatgtgcatatgttatAAATATCCTAATTGCATTGTCAATGAAAACttattaataaaacttttttggtgaaacagcaagttaaatgtataaaaaaagtagaaaaagacAAGTACTTATGAATTGATAATTACAGTGaataatttcataataattCCGACCGCAATTCCCAAGTTCAAAACTTGCTTGAacccaacaacaataaatgtctAATGAcgtgtttaaataaattacagtGAAAATACTTTGTGTTATCAAGCAATCAGTCATTTTAGATTGCCAGTAGTAAAACaacattattataaaaatatgtacctACTTAACTAAAcagatacatatttatgtacatatgtaagcaagTTGTTTAGACTGAATTTAAAGTAACCTTATCAACACAATGTTTCGTTTTCACATTAATTGTATTGTGTTATATTTATGTGCAAGGGGGAAAAACTGTGCgcacaaataattttataatttattccaGATGGTTTTCACAACTATTTAGAATTGTAGTTAGCTGTaaaagttttgtgaaaatttcgcttttttaactttttaatttaaacattgacatatttttatttaaatcagcTGTTAGCGCTGGAAGTAGAattgctaaaaaataataaataaaaaacaatgcgGAACCTCACTTCCACAATTTTATGTATAGCTTTTTGTTATGGTTAttttatgtaagtatttatgtatatatgcacacacatatttcCAAATACTCTACTTATTGTCGCTAGTTATCTTTTCAAAAAACATAACTGTAACTAAACGCATTGTATTTTCATTCATTGAAACATTGAAGATTGAATCTACAATTTTGATGTCTATAACACACATAGGAAGCtttaaatgtatacaaaaatttatacgtAATTATATGGTGCCACTTTAGTGGATTTCAGGccttctattttttgtttgctcagCGTTGACACGCTAATCTTCTATTTGCATTTGCTATTACCGTTCCTGCTATCGGCGGCGGTGGCAAACAATGCCTGTCGTCGAGCACATTTTTGCACACACccatttaaaaaacattaaaatagtAAATCTAAAGATTGTTTAAAGTTATTTCGCAACTTACGTAAAAAATATGTCTGTTTATTCAATTTAATGTTCTATTTATTCTGCAATTCTATTTCTTGtccaccaacaacaatgcaattAATGTACGGTAAACGGCACTCAATTTTCCCTTGGTTTGGTGTTAAGTTCAAGGTTGCCACATTTGGCTTTCCGTTCGACTTCATGTCTGTACGAGTTAATGTGTATTTCGCTCTTTCGAAGGTCGCTGCTGTCACCGAAAACTTTTAGAAAGAAGCGTGTCGTATTATTATGCGCattttaaaataagtatatagAGTTGTggcgaaaatatttgtttgtactttgttttaaaataaaaaaagaattgcgtatatttattttttatcaatatttttcctttatttaacaattatttattgaaattgactATGTTTGCCACACTCTAGCTTagatattagtttatttttacaatttctgaTATTCAACTGCTTTCtcataaaattcgaaaatatttcatcgatttttttatatattatttttcccgTATGTATTATGGGAAACttttctgtatatatttataaatatgtataagtaataaaaatgttgtatataataaaatttgtgtaggtatataattaaaatataaacatgcaaatattaaaaaaaactaaatttatagtCTTTGTTTATGCCACgtgttttaaagtatttttagcATTCTTTGTTCTGAAATTCTTGaaatctacatttttttcaaatatatttaggcAAACCTTGTATCTTTGTTGCTAATTCCACCTAATTGTCTCAaacttttttcatactttttataGAAATctaattttatatcaaaattgtGGACCATTTTGTTTTTGGGATTTAGTTgtgcaaatattaatttaaatatatgcatatgttagtgatttgttgtttttgtagcgcaGAACACATTTCTCAAATAATTTGGAAGTATGCTGTAGAGTATTCCGTCCTTGGTTGAATAAAATTCCAGGTCCGTTCCGCATATGTGATCCGTCTTTCTTGGCAATAGGTTTTGCAGCTCTTAAAATTGTGGCctctgactccgaatttcgatagtaaatcttaaaaatttcgactcgttgttgtaTCGTTTATCgttccatgataaaatggcaaaccttactgaagagaaatgtcaaatgaGCGGtgtacttttgtagcgtccttAGTAAAAAATACCATTATTACTTGTAGCGTGTTTATTTTCGATAAACCCATAAAAattgtgcaatttttatttccgTACTTACCCTATT belongs to Bactrocera dorsalis isolate Fly_Bdor chromosome 1, ASM2337382v1, whole genome shotgun sequence and includes:
- the LOC105230770 gene encoding cryptochrome-2 isoform X1, with amino-acid sequence MESKITLVHWFRKGLRVHDNPALALVFSKAVSQPTKYCVRPIFILDTALLEWLRVGANRWRFLQQTLADLDTNLRKLNTQLYVVRGTPATVFQRIFKEWRVSLLTFESDIEPYALKRDAEIQRLAKAARVKVDAFCSHTIYNPDLVIQRNGGNAPLTYQKFLSVIEKINVPLPVANPERLSDEQKPPKDTMEQENTNCYAYPTLDELVKRPEELGENKFVGGETEGLRRLDASLSNESWVAAFEKPNTAPNSLEPSTTVLSPYLKFGCLSSRLFHQRLMSILKRQTKHSKPPVSLLGQLLWREFYYTAAASEPNFDRMLGNKFCMQIPWETNEVHLSAWTNGRTGYPFIDAIMRQLRQEGWIHHLARHAVACFLTRGDLWISWEEGQKVFEELLLDQDWALNAGNWMWLSASAFFYQYFRVYSPVAFGKKTDPTGAYIRKYVPELAKYPAGCIYEPWKATLSAQREYGCVLGEDYPHRIVIHETVYKENIKRMTAAYKINREVKEGKSPCDESGKDKRRKVGSSTQLTKKLRT
- the LOC105230770 gene encoding cryptochrome-2 isoform X2, which gives rise to MESKITLVHWFRKGLRVHDNPALALVFSKAVSQPTKYCVRPIFILDTALLEWLRVGANRWRFLQQTLADLDTNLRKLNTQLYVVRGTPATVFQRIFKEWRVSLLTFESDIEPYALKRDAEIQRLAKAARVKVDAFCSHTIYNPDLVIQRNGGNAPLTYQKFLSVIEKINVPLPVANPERLSDEQKPPKDTMEQENTNCYAYPTLDELVKRPEELGENKFVGGETEGLRRLDASLSNESWVAAFEKPNTAPNSLEPSTTVLSPYLKFGCLSSRLFHQRLMSILKRQTKHSKPPVSLLGQLLWREFYYTAAASEPNFDRMLGNKFCMQIPWETNEVHLSAWTNGRTGYPFIDAIMRQLRQEGWIHHLARHAVACFLTRGDLWISWEEGQKVFEELLLDQDWALNAGNWMWLSASAFFYQYFRVYSPVAFGKKTDPTGAYIRKYVPELAKYPAGCIYEPWKATLSAQREYGCVLGEDYPHRIVIHETVYKENIKRMTAAYKINREVKEGKSPCDESGKDKRRKNYCDFGS